A genome region from Thalassococcus arenae includes the following:
- a CDS encoding rod shape-determining protein, whose translation MFGLDRLLGSFSADMAIDLGTANTLVYVKGKGVVLSEPSVVAYHIKDGVKKVLAVGEDAKLMLGRTPGSIEAIRPMREGVIADFDVAEEMIKHFIRKVHKRSTFSKPKIIVCVPHGATPVEKRAIRQSVLSAGARKAGLIAEPIAAAIGAGMPITDPTGNMVVDIGGGTTEVAVLSLGDIVYARSVRVGGDRMDEAIINYLRRQQNLLVGESTAERIKTSIGTARMPDDGRGSSMQIRGRDLLNGVPKETEISQAQVAEALSEPVQAICEAVMTALEATPPDLAADIVDRGVMLTGGGALLGDLDLALREQTGLAVSIADESLNCVALGTGKALEYEKLLRHAIDYDS comes from the coding sequence ATGTTTGGACTGGACAGATTGCTCGGGTCTTTCTCGGCAGATATGGCCATCGACCTGGGCACGGCCAACACGCTTGTCTACGTCAAGGGCAAGGGTGTCGTGCTATCCGAACCGTCCGTGGTGGCCTATCACATCAAGGATGGCGTCAAGAAGGTTCTGGCCGTGGGCGAGGATGCCAAGCTGATGCTGGGCCGCACGCCCGGTTCCATCGAGGCGATCCGGCCCATGCGTGAAGGCGTGATCGCCGATTTCGACGTCGCCGAGGAGATGATCAAGCATTTCATCCGCAAGGTGCACAAACGCTCGACCTTCTCCAAACCCAAGATCATCGTCTGCGTGCCGCATGGCGCCACCCCGGTGGAAAAGCGCGCGATCCGCCAGTCGGTCCTGTCGGCCGGCGCCCGCAAGGCGGGTCTGATCGCCGAACCCATCGCCGCGGCGATCGGTGCTGGCATGCCGATCACCGATCCCACCGGCAACATGGTCGTCGATATCGGCGGCGGCACCACCGAAGTGGCGGTGCTGAGCCTGGGCGACATCGTCTATGCCCGGTCGGTCCGCGTCGGTGGCGACCGGATGGACGAGGCGATCATCAACTACCTGCGCCGCCAGCAGAACCTGCTGGTGGGTGAATCGACCGCCGAGCGCATCAAAACCAGCATCGGCACCGCGCGGATGCCCGATGACGGGCGCGGGTCGTCGATGCAGATCCGAGGCCGCGACCTGCTGAACGGCGTGCCCAAGGAAACCGAGATCAGCCAGGCCCAGGTGGCCGAGGCGCTGTCGGAACCGGTGCAGGCGATCTGCGAGGCGGTGATGACCGCGCTCGAGGCCACGCCGCCCGATCTGGCCGCCGACATCGTCGACCGCGGCGTCATGCTGACCGGCGGCGGCGCGCTGCTGGGCGATCTCGACCTGGCCCTGCGCGAACAGACCGGCCTCGCCGTGTCGATCGCCGACGAGTCGCTGAATTGCGTGGCGCTCGGCACCGGCAAGGCGCTGGAATATGAAAAACTGCTGCGCCACGCGATCGACTACGACAGCTGA
- the mreC gene encoding rod shape-determining protein MreC codes for MARDRSTSEDFTGPLKRLMLAILVLALTGLFLLWRIDSPRVERFRAQVVDAVVPRMDWAMAPVTATVRIFRDFQSYQNIYQQNQELRRELRQMTAWKEAALQLEQENAELRNLNNVQHDPRLTYITGVVLADSGSPFRQSVLINVGSRDGIVDGWATMDGIGLVGRISGVGANTSRVILLTDATSRIPATIQPSGQRALVVGDNSSAPPVDFLEDPSQVRPGDRIVTSGDGEVFPPGLLIGQVARDPGGRLRVRLAADYERLEFLRVLRDHGARRVTTPSALILPQALPGSDREPPAETGEGGGDG; via the coding sequence TTGGCGCGCGATCGCAGCACCAGCGAGGATTTCACCGGGCCGCTGAAGCGGCTGATGCTGGCCATTCTCGTGCTGGCGTTGACGGGCCTGTTCCTGCTGTGGCGGATCGACAGCCCGCGGGTCGAACGGTTTCGCGCGCAGGTCGTGGATGCCGTCGTGCCGCGGATGGATTGGGCGATGGCACCGGTCACGGCAACGGTGCGCATCTTCCGCGACTTCCAGAGCTACCAGAACATCTACCAGCAAAACCAGGAACTGCGCCGCGAACTGCGCCAGATGACCGCCTGGAAAGAGGCCGCGTTGCAGCTGGAACAGGAAAACGCCGAGCTGCGCAATCTCAACAACGTCCAGCACGACCCGCGCCTGACCTACATCACCGGCGTGGTGTTGGCCGATAGCGGGTCGCCGTTCCGCCAGTCGGTCCTGATCAATGTGGGATCGCGCGACGGGATTGTTGACGGCTGGGCAACAATGGACGGCATCGGGCTGGTCGGCCGGATTTCGGGCGTCGGTGCCAATACGTCTCGCGTGATCCTGTTGACCGATGCGACCAGCCGTATCCCGGCGACGATCCAGCCTTCGGGACAACGCGCGCTGGTTGTGGGCGACAACAGCTCGGCTCCGCCGGTGGATTTCCTCGAAGACCCCAGCCAGGTCCGGCCCGGCGACCGCATCGTCACGAGCGGCGACGGCGAAGTCTTTCCCCCAGGCCTGTTGATCGGCCAGGTCGCCCGCGATCCCGGCGGGCGGCTGCGGGTGCGGCTGGCGGCGGATTACGAACGGCTGGAATTCCTGCGCGTGTTGCGCGACCACGGCGCCCGCCGGGTGACGACGCCTTCGGCGCTGATCCTGCCGCAGGCGCTGCCCGGGAGCGATCGGGAACCGCCTGCCGAGACCGGCGAAGGAGGCGGCGATGGCTGA
- the mrdA gene encoding penicillin-binding protein 2, with product MKRTPKDNADSARRITRRGLILGGSQVAFAAVLAGRMRYMQVEQADEFRLLAEENRISIRAIPPARGRIFDRNGIVIADNEPTYRITLVKEDAGNVEDVIARLSALIELEDDDINRALSEIERSRPDVAVTVADRISWEELSRVAANGPALPGVQPEVGLSRLYPHGDTFAHLAGYVGPVSERDLARYEDPPPLLRIPRFQVGKVGIEAKYEEVLRGRAGDKRLEVNNLGRVMRELDRREGQPGSDMQLTVDSRLQEYVKARLGSESASVVVMDVQNGDLLTIASSPSYDPNKFVRGISVADYAALRDNDHRPLASKTVQDAYPPGSTFKMVTAMAALDAGLVAPDETVWCPGHLEVGGRRFHCWKRAGHGHMNLEQSLKESCDVYYYDLALKVGIENIAAMGRRLGLGVAHDVPMSAVTSGLMPDKAWKRAERGAEWVIGDTVNASIGQGFVLTSPLQLAVMTARLATGRSVSPRLVKSVSEVETPEQGGEDLGLNPAHLRQIQRAMFAVSNNRRGTAYGSRIIAEAYRMAGKTGTSQVRNITAAERARGVTRNEDLPWNRRDHALFVNFAPYEAPRIAVAVVVEHGGGGSAAAAPIARDVTLQALYGDTPPLDAYPEKDRGRISAQQERLQRELQTREEQARGRA from the coding sequence ATGAAACGGACGCCGAAGGACAACGCCGACAGTGCCCGCCGGATCACCCGGCGCGGGTTGATCCTGGGCGGGTCGCAGGTGGCCTTTGCCGCGGTGCTTGCGGGTCGCATGCGGTACATGCAGGTCGAACAGGCCGACGAGTTCCGGCTGCTGGCCGAGGAAAACCGCATCTCGATCCGGGCGATCCCGCCCGCCCGCGGCCGCATCTTCGACCGCAACGGAATCGTCATCGCCGACAACGAACCCACCTACCGCATCACGCTGGTCAAGGAAGACGCGGGCAATGTCGAGGACGTTATCGCCCGGCTGTCGGCGTTGATCGAACTGGAAGACGACGACATCAATCGCGCCCTGTCCGAGATCGAACGCTCGCGCCCCGACGTGGCCGTTACCGTCGCCGACCGCATCAGCTGGGAGGAGTTGAGCCGCGTCGCCGCCAACGGCCCGGCCCTGCCAGGCGTGCAGCCCGAGGTCGGTCTCAGCCGGCTTTACCCGCATGGTGACACCTTCGCGCATCTGGCGGGTTATGTCGGCCCTGTCTCGGAACGCGACCTGGCGCGCTACGAAGACCCCCCGCCGCTGTTGCGGATCCCGCGGTTCCAGGTCGGCAAGGTCGGGATCGAGGCGAAATACGAGGAAGTCCTGCGCGGTCGGGCTGGCGACAAGCGGCTCGAGGTCAACAACCTGGGCCGGGTGATGCGTGAACTTGACCGCCGCGAGGGGCAGCCCGGTTCCGACATGCAACTGACCGTCGACAGCAGGCTGCAGGAATACGTCAAGGCGCGGCTGGGTTCGGAATCGGCCTCGGTGGTGGTGATGGACGTGCAAAACGGCGATCTGTTGACCATCGCCTCGTCGCCCTCTTACGACCCCAACAAGTTCGTGCGTGGGATTTCCGTGGCCGACTATGCCGCGTTGCGCGACAACGACCACCGACCGCTTGCGTCAAAGACGGTGCAGGACGCCTATCCTCCCGGGTCGACCTTCAAGATGGTGACCGCGATGGCGGCGCTGGATGCCGGTCTCGTCGCACCTGACGAGACCGTCTGGTGCCCCGGCCATCTCGAAGTCGGGGGCCGCCGCTTCCATTGCTGGAAACGTGCGGGCCATGGGCACATGAACCTCGAACAAAGCCTGAAGGAAAGCTGCGACGTCTACTACTACGACCTCGCGCTCAAGGTCGGGATCGAAAACATCGCGGCGATGGGGCGCCGTTTGGGGCTGGGTGTCGCGCACGACGTGCCGATGTCGGCCGTGACGTCCGGCCTGATGCCCGACAAGGCGTGGAAGCGCGCCGAGCGCGGCGCCGAATGGGTCATCGGCGACACGGTCAACGCCTCGATCGGTCAGGGATTCGTGCTGACGTCACCGTTGCAATTGGCGGTGATGACCGCGCGGCTGGCCACCGGGCGGTCGGTTTCGCCGCGTCTTGTCAAATCGGTCAGCGAGGTGGAAACACCCGAACAGGGCGGCGAGGATCTGGGGCTGAACCCCGCCCACCTGCGCCAGATACAGCGTGCGATGTTCGCCGTCAGCAACAACCGCCGCGGCACGGCCTACGGCTCGCGCATCATCGCCGAGGCCTACCGCATGGCGGGCAAGACCGGCACCAGCCAGGTCCGCAACATCACCGCCGCCGAACGCGCCCGTGGTGTCACGCGCAACGAAGACTTGCCCTGGAACCGCCGCGATCATGCGCTGTTCGTCAATTTCGCGCCCTACGAAGCGCCCAGGATCGCCGTCGCGGTTGTGGTCGAGCATGGCGGTGGCGGATCGGCCGCCGCGGCGCCCATCGCGCGCGACGTGACCCTGCAGGCGCTCTATGGCGACACCCCGCCGCTGGACGCCTATCCCGAGAAGGACCGCGGACGCATCAGCGCCCAGCAGGAACGGCTGCAGCGCGAATTGCAGACCCGCGAGGAGCAGGCGCGGGGGCGGGCATGA
- a CDS encoding rod shape-determining protein MreD yields the protein MAEQSPRQVWSMRAVYLALGMVVIFFHLLPLRALPDAIAGPDLLVALTFAWAMRRPDFVPAPAIAALMLLADLLFQRPPGLWAVLVLLAAEWLKRRERRLRDGTFAPEWLTVAAILLVITIVYRLVLGILIVAPERFLLALSQYGFTVLIYPVVVGLSWLVLRVRRASPGEFDAMGRAL from the coding sequence ATGGCTGAGCAAAGCCCCCGCCAGGTCTGGTCTATGCGGGCGGTCTACCTGGCGCTTGGAATGGTGGTGATCTTCTTCCACCTGCTACCGCTGCGCGCCTTGCCCGATGCCATCGCGGGGCCCGACCTGCTGGTCGCGCTGACATTCGCCTGGGCGATGCGCCGACCCGATTTTGTGCCGGCCCCGGCCATAGCGGCCCTGATGTTGCTGGCCGATTTGCTGTTCCAGCGCCCGCCGGGCCTTTGGGCTGTGCTGGTGCTGCTGGCGGCAGAATGGCTGAAACGCCGCGAACGCCGTTTGCGCGACGGCACCTTCGCACCGGAATGGCTGACCGTCGCAGCCATCCTGCTTGTCATCACGATCGTGTATCGACTGGTGCTGGGGATCTTGATTGTCGCGCCCGAGCGATTTCTTCTGGCCCTGTCGCAATACGGGTTTACGGTGCTGATCTACCCGGTGGTGGTGGGCCTGTCATGGCTGGTCTTGCGCGTGCGCCGCGCCAGCCCGGGCGAGTTCGACGCGATGGGACGTGCGCTATGA
- the rodA gene encoding rod shape-determining protein RodA: MSYLEYTVKSVPSGWRKVLYLNWPLVVLLSAVASVGFLMLYSVAGGSFSPWAEPQMKRFALGLAVMFVIAMVPIWFWRNMSLLAYLGTLALLLGVEFFGASGGGAQRWIDLGFMRLQPSELMKVTLVMFLAAYYDWLPMKKTSHPLWVLAPIVIILIPTFLVLTQPDLGTALLLMVAGGLMMFLAGVHWGYFATVIAGGIGAVYVVLLSRGTEWQLLKDYQYRRIDVFLDPASDPLSAGYHITQAKIAMGSGGWTGRGFMQGTQSRLNFLPEKHTDFIFNTLAEEFGFVGGVSLLILYVLITVFCVASALQNRDRFASLLTLGIGLTFFLFFAVNMSMVMGLAPVVGVPLPLVSYGGSAMLVLMAAFGLVQSAHIHRSR, from the coding sequence ATGAGCTATCTCGAATATACCGTCAAATCCGTGCCGTCGGGATGGCGCAAGGTGCTGTACCTGAACTGGCCGCTGGTGGTCTTGCTGTCGGCGGTGGCCAGCGTCGGGTTCCTGATGCTCTATTCCGTCGCCGGTGGGTCCTTCAGCCCATGGGCCGAGCCCCAGATGAAGCGGTTCGCCCTTGGCCTTGCGGTGATGTTCGTGATCGCCATGGTGCCTATCTGGTTCTGGCGAAACATGTCCCTGCTGGCCTATCTGGGCACGCTGGCGCTGCTTTTGGGGGTCGAGTTCTTCGGCGCGTCGGGCGGAGGTGCGCAACGCTGGATCGATCTGGGTTTCATGCGGCTGCAACCCTCCGAGCTGATGAAGGTCACGCTGGTGATGTTCCTCGCCGCCTATTACGACTGGCTGCCGATGAAGAAGACCTCGCACCCGCTGTGGGTGCTGGCGCCCATCGTCATCATCCTGATCCCGACATTTCTGGTGTTGACCCAGCCCGATCTGGGCACCGCCTTGCTGCTGATGGTCGCGGGCGGGTTGATGATGTTCCTCGCCGGTGTGCACTGGGGGTATTTCGCGACCGTCATCGCCGGCGGGATCGGCGCGGTCTATGTCGTCCTGCTCAGTCGCGGCACGGAATGGCAATTGTTGAAGGACTACCAGTACCGGCGAATCGACGTGTTCCTCGACCCGGCCTCGGACCCGCTCAGCGCGGGATACCACATCACCCAGGCCAAGATCGCCATGGGGTCGGGCGGCTGGACGGGGCGCGGCTTCATGCAAGGCACGCAATCCCGGCTGAACTTCCTGCCGGAAAAACACACCGACTTCATCTTCAACACCCTGGCCGAGGAATTCGGGTTCGTCGGCGGCGTGTCGCTGCTGATCCTCTACGTGCTGATCACGGTGTTTTGCGTCGCCTCGGCGCTGCAGAACCGCGACCGGTTCGCCTCGCTGCTCACGCTCGGGATCGGTTTGACCTTCTTCCTGTTCTTCGCCGTGAACATGTCGATGGTCATGGGTCTGGCGCCGGTGGTGGGCGTGCCGCTGCCGCTGGTCAGCTACGGCGGATCGGCCATGCTGGTGCTGATGGCCGCCTTCGGGCTGGTGCAAAGCGCCCATATCCACAGGTCGCGCTGA